From a region of the Zingiber officinale cultivar Zhangliang chromosome 10B, Zo_v1.1, whole genome shotgun sequence genome:
- the LOC122030387 gene encoding protein FAR1-RELATED SEQUENCE 6-like: MTIAIEEVFRNSYHRLCLWHIMKKLPVKLGGHAQYKMIKKQLKTIVYNSLTVDECDENWLRMIEEFKLENNDWLKSLYEERNRWQFVEQYDSALKKNIENEKKLDFVSFNSIMPVILGHSIERQFQNAYTNNIFTLFQDEIRGLMFCDASLLREEGETLIFEVVENMLGNNGHPGREVSFRVHYTELDCQLKCVCRLFEFRGILCRHVIKVLMRMKVIEVLMRYIMDRWRKDIKRGYQSISNIYDDYGCDGKRLRYNTLTPLMQEVQQLGAENDDICSVLVKIMKDTKEKLIIALENGQSMVEQLEEASTSGAKVIHSPLKVRTKGRPPIKRKQSKVEQIVKKSIAKAQKKIFDVCQFVNQEPIVDFVNQEPSKPSCTVSVLSSLMLFLEYRFVMYAMATQAVMDNMYDRDEIQCNAYTNSDSLNSMHKFNAQH; the protein is encoded by the exons ATGACAATTGCAATTGAAGAGGTATTTCGGAATTCTTATCATCGTCTATGTCTTTGGCATATTATGAAAAAACTACCAGTGAAGTTAGgcggtcatgctcaatacaaaatgataaagaaacaatTGAAGACCATTGTTTATAACTCTCTTACAGTTGATGAATGTGATGAGAATTGGTTAAGAATGATTGAGGAGTTTAAGCTGGAGAACAATGATTGGTTGAAATCTTTATATGAGGAACGGAATAGATGG CAATTTGTTGAACAGTATGATAGTGCATTGAAGAAGAATATTGAGAATGAAAAAAAATtggattttgtttcttttaattcCATCATGCCAGTTATTCTTGGTCATTCTATTGAAAGACAATTCCAAAACGCCTACACTAACAATATATTTACGTTGTTCCAAGATGAAATAAGAGGGTTGATGTTTTGCGATGCCTCTTTGTTGAGGGAAGAAGGGGAAACTTTAATATTTGAAGTAGTAGAAAATATGTTGGGAAATAATGGACATCCTGGAAGAGAAGTTTCCTTTAGGGTACATTATACCGAGTTAGATTGCCAATTGAAGTGTGTGTGCCGTTTGTTTGAGTTCCGGGGAATTTTATGTAGGCATGTGATCAAAGTGTTAATGAGAATGAAGGTTATTGAGGTTCTTATGCGTTATATTATGGACCGATGGCGCAAAGATATTAAACGTGGGTATCAAAGCATCAGTAACATATATGATGATTATGGTTGTGATGGAAAAAGACTTCGGTATAATACTCTCACCCCATTGATGCAAGAGGTTCAACAACTTGGAGCTGAAAATGACGACATTTGTTCTGTTTTGGTGAAAATCATGAAAGACACTAAGGAAAAACTTATTATTGCTTTGGAGAATGGACAATCAATGGTTGAACAACTTGAAGAAGCATCTACATCTGGGGCAAAAGTGATACACTCTCCATTGAAAGTAAGAACCAAAGGTCGTCCACCCATAAAGAGGAAGCAATCTAAGGTTGAACAAATAGTGAAGAAATCAATTGCAAAGGCCCAAAAGAAG atttttgatgtatgccagtTTGTGAATCAAGAACCAATTGTTGAT TTTGTGAATCAAGAACCATCAAAGCCATCGTGCACTGTTTCTGTTCTTTCTTCACTTATGTTATTTCTTGAATACAGATTTGTGATGTATGCCA TGGCCACGCAGGCTGTGATGGACAATATGTATGACAGAGATGAAATTCAATGCAATGCATATACAAACTCTGACTCCCTCAATTCAATGCACAAATTTAATGCACAACACTGA
- the LOC122029670 gene encoding midasin-like has protein sequence MGCIYSMPLTKSESYSKETTQRIKWSSNLPEELNSKGGGEKRSALLSSASYASRMIAPEGPEKNSTIVPEEFVTRSSCANDVEVINAWELWDGLEEEEEEKEEHHQELREEKSTYAQTNDDEVEKVDYKFVVISKNLEVEIATPTKDESLTRNKSMENVGQMKDDEIKQALQSYEASIAAMEKRDKEDELKDETGAEQEATLKEVGVVKEESDKEDELKDEAGAEQEATLKGVGVVKAEFTKNTSLKDWLRQGSKGKHPRFSIASRFGSFAFPELGFVNERDEEPVFDPQMLAQFEQAMDQLNTDEEFLLEEIIKRLGQNQEKEMIKSTE, from the coding sequence ATGGGCTGCATTTATTCCATGCCATTAACAAAGTCAGAGAGTTACAGTAAAGAAACCACTCAAAGAATCAAATGGAGTTCCAACTTACCAGAAGAACTCAATTCTAAGGGTGGTGGTGAGAAACGCTCTGCCCTTCTCAGCTCTGCGAGTTATGCGTCGAGAATGATTGCACCAGAAGGGCCTGaaaagaattcaaccattgtGCCCGAGGAATTTGTGACTCGATCATCATGTGCTAATGATGTTGAAGTCATCAATGCGTGGGAATTGTGGGATggtttggaagaagaagaagaagaaaaagaagagcatcACCAAGAATTGAGGGAGGAAAAGTCCACCTACGCTCAGACTAACGATGATGAGGTTGAGAAAGTTGATTATAAGTTCGTTGTAATTAGCAAAAACTTGGAAGTAGAGATTGCAACTCCTACGAAAGATGAGAGTTTGACCAGGAACAAATCAATGGAGAATGTAGGACAGATGAAAGATGATGAAATAAAACAAGCGCTACAAAGCTATGAAGCTTCAATTGCTGCCATggagaaaagggacaaggaggaTGAGCTCAAAGATGAAACCGGTGCAGAGCAAGAAGCAACTTTGAAGGAGGTTGGAGTAGTGAAAGAGGAAAGTGACAAGGAGGATGAGCTCAAAGATGAAGCCGGTGCAGAACAAGAAGCCACTTTGAAGGGGGTTGGAGTAGTCAAAGCTGAGTTTACAAAGAATACGAGCTTGAAGGACTGGCTTCGACAAGGAAGCAAAGGGAAGCACCCCCGTTTCTCCATTGCCTCAAGGTTCGGTAGTTTTGCGTTTCCAGAGCTAGGATTTGTTAATGAAAGAGACGAGGAACCGGTGTTTGATCCTCAGATGCTTGCACAGTTTGAGCAAGCCATGGATCAATTAAATACAGATGAGGAATTTCTACTTGAAGAGATCATAAAGAGATTGGGACAAAACCAGGAGAAAGAGATGATCAAAAGCACGGAGTAG